Below is a genomic region from Jiangella gansuensis DSM 44835.
CCAACCTCCACCTCGGTCGCCTAGTCCCGACCCTATCCAGGAGTGGTGACATCATGCCGCCCCCGGGCCGTCTCCGGTCGAGTGAGATCGCGGGTTACGCCGACAGCGAAGCGCCCGCGGCCGGCGGGCCACCAGGCGAACTCACGCCTCACCAGGCATGCATGGGTGGTGAGGCGTGAGCACCCCAACGCCACGTGATCATTTCCAACCCGGCGGGCGTGGAGCCGGGCGCGGGGCCGCCGTCAGCGCTTGGTCAGCGCGCTCACCAGCTCGACAGCGGTGTCACAGGCGTCGAGCAGGTCACCGACGTGTGCGCGCGTGCCGCGGGAGGGGTCCAGGGTGGGCACCCGCTGCAGCGCCTCGCGGCCGGGCAGGTCGAAGATCACGGAGTCCCAGGACGCCGCCGCAATCGAGTCGGCGTACTTGTCCAGGCAGCGGCCGCGGAAGTACGCGCGGGTGTCCTCGGGCGGCTGGTGCACGGCGTCGTCGATGTCCTGGTCGGTGACGAGCCGGCGCATCCGGCCCTTGGCGACCAGCCGCCGGTACAGCCCCCGCTCGGGCCGGATGTCGGCGTACTGCAGGTCGATCAGGTGCAGCTTCGGGTGCGACCAGTCCATGCCGTCGCGGTCGCGGTAGGACTCCAGCAATGCCAGCTTGGCCACCCAGTCGAGCTGGTCCGACAGCGACATCGGGTCGGTGGCCAGAGCGGTGAGCGTGGCCTCCCAGCGCCCGAGGACGTCGGCGGTGACGGGGTCGACGTCGGCGCCGTAGCGGTCCTCGACGAACTTGCGGGCCTGTTCGGCGTACTCGGTCTGCAGCTGGACGGCGGTGATGCGGCGGCCGTCGGCCAGCTCGACCAGGTGCCGCAGGGACGGGTCGTGGGAGACGTCGTGCAGCGCGCCGACGGGCCGGGACACCGTGAGGTCGCCGGCGAGGAAGCCCTCCTCGATCATGGCGAGCACCAGGGCCGTGGTGCCGAGCTTCAGGTACGTGGAGATCTCGGACAGGTTGGCGTCGCCGATGATGACGTGCAGCCGCCGGTACCGCTCGGGGTCGGCGTGCGGTTCGTCGCGCGTGTTGATGATGGGGCGCTTCAGCGTGGTCTCCAGCCCCACCTCGACCTCGAAGTAGTCGGCGCGCTGCGAGATCTGGAAGCCGTCGGTGCTGCCGTCCTGGCCGATGCCGACCCGGCCGGCGCCGCAGACCACCTGACGCGACACGAAGAACGGGATGAGGTGGCGCACGATGTCGGCGAACGGCGTCGCGCGGTTCATCAGGTAGTTCTCGTGGCAGCCGTACGAGGCGCCCTTGTTGTCGATGTTGTTCTTGTACAGCTGGATGGGCTGCGCACCGGGAAGCCGGCCGGCCCAGCTGGCCGCCACCCCCATGATGGACTCGCCGGCCTTGTCCCACACGACGGCGTCGCGCGGCGAGGTGACCTCGGGAGAGGAGTATTCCGGGTGCGCGTGGTCGACGTAGAGCCGTGCACCGTTGGTGAGGATGAGGTTGGCCAGCCCGATCTCCTCGTCGGTGAGCTGGCTGGCGTCGGCGCCACCCCGGGAGAGTTCGAAGCCCCGGGCGTCGCGCAGCGGGTTTTCCTCCTCGAAGTCCCAGCGGGCCCGCCGGGCGTGCGCACGCTGAGCGGCGTAGCCGTTCACCACCTGCGAGGACGCCAACATGGAGTTGGCCGCGGGGTTGCTCGGCACCGAGATGCCGTACTCGGTCTCGATTCCCATGATGCGCCGGGCACTCATGCATCGAGCCTACGGCAGCGACCGCCCCACACCCACGCGGCGACGTCTATACACTTGCCTGGACGATCTCTCTGCGAGGCAGGGCCATGACCGAGCTCGACGACCGTGTCGCCACGACGATCGCGGCGCTACGCGCCCGTGGTGCGAGCTTCGCCCTGGTCCACGGCAGTCGAGCGCGCGGCGACCACCGGCCCGAGTCCGATCTCGACGTCGCCGCCTGGTGGCCTGCGAACCCCCCTCAGCAGTTCGAGATCCTGTTGCCACCGCGGGTCGATCTTCTCGTCCTCAACCACGCCCCACTGGAGCTGGCCGGACGGGCCGCAATGGAGGGCATCGTCCTCTTCGACGACGACCCGCCGGCGCGCGTGCGCTGGACCGCCACCACGCGCAAGATCTATGCCGATGAACTGCCCCGACTGACCCGGGCGCACCGCGAGTTCGCCGAAAGGGTGCGCCGTGGTCGATGAGACGCGGATCCTGCGCCTGCTGCGTTCCGCCGCCGACGACGTCGCCGCGCTGCGGGCGGTCGCCTACCTGGATCGCTGAGCGGCGCCCAGCGCGCCAAGGGGTGCCGGTTCCGGGTACTCCACGCCCAGCAGGCCCAGCGCCTCGTCGAGGATGGCGGCGATCTCGACGGTGTCGGACAACGGCATCTCCGGACACTCGGTGCGGCCCTCGCGGACGGCCTGGGCCACGGCGCGCAGCATCGGGACGTAACCGCGGCCCTCGGCCTCCAGTTCGATCTCCCGGACCTCCTCGACCCCGCGGCCGGGCGTGTTCACGTGCCGCAGGAGCGACGGGTGGTGGAACCGCGGCGGCACCTCCAGCCGGCCGGTCGTGCCCAGGACCAGCGCCGAGCCGGGTACCGGTGACACGAGGGATGCCTCCAGGTGCGCCCGCGCACCGCCGGTCCAGCGCAGCAGCATGCCCGCCTCGGCGTCGATGCCCTGCTCGTTCAGCGAACCGCTCACCGTGACATCCTGCGGCGCGCCCAGCAGCATCTGCGCGAACGCCACCGGGTAGATGCCGACGTCGAGCAGCACGCCGCCGCCCTGTGCCGGGTCCCACAGCCGATGCGACCGGTCGTGCGGCGCGACGAACCCGAGGTCGGCGGAGACGGACCGGACGTCGCCGATGACGCCGTCGGCGACCAGCTGCCGCAGCTGGACGATGAGCGGATTGAACCGCGTCCACATGGCCTCCATGCAGAACACCCCCCGGTCGCGGGCCAACTCCACCAGGCGGGTGGTCTCGGCCAGGGACGTACTGAACGCCTTCTCACACAGCACGGCCTTGCCTGCTTCGAGGGCGAGTTCGACCACCGGTGGGTGCTGGGCGTGTGGCGTGGCGACGTAGACGACGTCGACGGCCGGGTCTTCGACCAGGGCGCGGACGTCGTCGTAGGCGCGCTCGACACCGTACTGGCGGGCGAACTCCTCGGCCCGGAAGTGCAGCCGGGAGCTGACGGCCGCGAGCCGGCTGTTCTCCAGCAGGCGCAGGTCACCGGTGACGGAGTGGGCGATGGATCCGGTGGCGACGATGCCCCACCCGATGGCGCGTTCGGAAGTCACGGAACCCGAACCTATCCTCCCGTCCCGATCGCTCGGCTACGCGGCCACGTGGACGGCAGGTGCTGGGACGCCCTTGCGTGCCAGCCGGTAGGCGGCTCGGTTGAACATCGCGCGCACGATCAACGGGTGGAGGTGGCGGATCAGCGCATAGTAGGCCCGTCCGCGTCGATCGTGCAGCTGCACGGCACCGCTCAGTACGATCCGTGTCGGCTCGCACCGCACCGCGGTGCGGAAGTCCAGATGACCGGCGTCGGCCCCGAGCAGCACCTCGTCCTCGCCCCGCTCGATGACGGCGAAGGTGTCCGGACTCCCCCGGTCGATTCCGACGAGTCCGACGAGGCGCTCGCGTATCCCCATCAGCGCGCCGCCCCACGGCGGCAGGTCGGTGAAGATCGCCTGCGCCCAGAGGTCCGGGTCGGCCGGAGTCTCGCGGCGGCGCTCGATCACGAACACGTCGGAGTCGTCGACTCGCGGCAGTGCGCCGACGATCAGGCCGGCCTGCGGCTGCTCGACTGCGCGGGCTCTCGGCCGCTCGAACCAGCGCAGCAGTCGTGCGTAAGCGGACAAGGCGGTCGGGCGCGCGGGCGGCGCATCCACGGCGGCCTGCAGGCGGTCCAGCACCTGCTCGAGGACGGCGTCGTGGGACGGCTCGATCAGGGTCTTCCAGGCGAGCCACGCCGCCGGCCCGGCGTCCGCATCGACCTCGTGCCGGACAGCCGAGCGCCCCGGACCGAGCGTTGTCACGGTGAAGGTGTGCGTGCCGGTGATGCCGAGCCCGTCAGGGAACGTGAACTCGACCAGCCGACCGGGCTCGTAGGCGCTGATCGTGCCGTGGGTGCCGCTCGCACCGACCGCGAGCGGCCCATCGAGCCGCATCGGCTCCCACAGCGGGGGGTAGAGCACGTCGTCGGGCTGGCCCATCGTGGCCAACAGCGGCGCGATGTCCTCCGCGCCGGCGTCGACGACTCTCTCGTGGACGTTGCGGATTCTCATGCGATCCCCTTCCATACGCCACCGTATGGCGTAACCATACGGTACCGTATGGCTGTGCCGTCGAGACAACGTCTTTCCGCCGCCGACTGGACGGTCGCGGCGTTCGAGGCGCTGGCCGACGGCGGACTCGCCGCCGTCGCCGTCGAGCCGATCGCGGTCCGTCTCGGCGCGACAAAGGGCAGCTTCTACTGGCATTTCACCGGCCGGGACGCGCTGATCACGGCGGCGCTGGAGCTGTGGGAGCGCGTCGACACCGAAGAGGTCATCGCCGAGATCGACGTCCTGCCCGCGGGCCTGCCCCGCCTGCGCGCCCTGATCGTCGGGGCGGTGGAGAGCCGCAACGACCAGGGTGCGCGCGCGGAGTTGGCGCTGCAGCCGACCGCCCGCCATCCGCTCGTCGCCCCGGTGCTGGCCCGGGTCACCCGCCGACGCCTCGGCTACCTCGCCGAACAGTTCGCCGAGCTGGGGTTCTCACCGGACGAGGCGGCGCGCCGGGCCCAGCTCGCCTACACCAGCTATCTCGGGCTTGCACAGCTCGCGCACGCGACACCCGGTGAGGCAGATCTCTCGCCCGCCTTCCTGGACACGATGCTCGAGGTGCTCGCCAATCCCACCCAGCCGGCGTGACCGGCTGACCGATTGTCGGCGGTCGCGTGGCGTGATCTCGTATGATCGCCCGCGATGAGGACGTCGTTGCGCTGGGCCATCGCCGCGGGGACGGTGGTCGCCGCGGGTGCCGGCGCCGTCGCCGTGACCGGGGGTTTCGGTGCCGCCGCTCCCCCGCCGCGCGAGACGGCCGCCGCGGGCGACCCCGTCGACGCCGGCCCGGCCGAGCTCGCGGCCCATGCGTGGACCGTCCGCGACGACATCGCCACCCGGGCGCTGGAGGGCATCGACGGCGCCGAAGCCTGGCTGGTGCTCGCGGCCGAGGTCACCGCCGCAACCGACCTGACCACGAAGTTCCCGGACGACGCGCTCGCGCTGCCCGACGGCCTGGGGGTGGACGATCCGGAACAGGTTGTCCTCCTGCCCGACCTGCGCCGGGGTCCGGACCTGCAGCCCGGCCTGCCGAGTCAGGTCCTGCTGCTGTGGCCGCTGCCCGGGGACGTCCTCGCCGGCGACGCGCTGGCCGACGACGATCTCCCACTCGACTACGTCCGGCTGCGGCTGGACGACAGCACCATCGACTCCAGCCAGGTGTGGCGGGTCGACGGCGTCGCGGCCACTACCGTCGTGCCCCGCGACGATGCCGTCGGCGACGAACTGGCCGAGGAGGACTGATGGCGCGGCACGCCCGGCGGCGCCGGCCCTCCAGGACCGGCCTGGCCGCTATGACGCTGGTCGCCGTGGCGGCGGGCGCCCTGGCTTCCGAGGCCGAGTCCCGCTGGCCGGTGAACGCGCCGTTCGTCCGCACCGGCGCGGTCGGCACGGTGCTCGACATCGAGCCGGTCCGGGTGACGGTGCACGGCGTCCGCTCCGCGACCGTGCTGTCCGACGGCCTCGACGAGCTGGAGTCCGCGGGCACGTGGATCGCCGTCGACGTGTCCGCCGCCGCCCTCACCGAACCGGCCACCATCGCGGAGATGGCGTTGCGCGACACGGCCGGCCGGGAGTTCCGGCAGACCGACCGCTCGTCCAACCCGATGGTGGGCAGCGCGTTCGATCCGCTGATCACCGAGCGCGGCGAGGTGGTCTTCGAAGTGCCCGACGACGTCGCCGGTGAGGTCGTCCCGGTGATCAGCCCGGACGCGCCGCGCCGCGCCGTACCGCGGGCGGCGGCCGAGGTGCCGCTGACCGTCGAAGCGCCTAGTCCGGAGCCCCTGGTCCCACGTGGTCGCGAGCTGGCGACGGAGGACGCATGAGCGGCGGCTGGTGGCGGCGCAACCGGCTGGCGTTGCCGGCCATGGTGCTGGCCCTCGGCGCGCTGACCTGGCCGGCGTCGGAATCCGCGCGCGAGCAGTGGTGGCCCAACGGCGAACACGTCGCCCACTCCCCCGGCGCCGACGGCTGGACCACCGTCGACGGCGTCGGGTTGCGGCTGGCGAGCTTCGGCCCGGCCGAGGCACCCGATCCCGACGACCCGATCCCGGCCGGGCACACCGTCTGGCGGGCCGAGGTCGAGGGCACGCCCGCGGACGAGTCGCTGTCCTGCGACGTGACGCTGCAGGACACCGAGGGTCTCCGATACGGCAGCCGCGGCCACTACCTGCCGTCGTTCGACGACGAGACCTTCGGCCTCGCCTGCGGCGGCGACGAGCCGGGCGGCGTCGTCTACTTCATGCTGCCGGACGACAGTGAGCCGCACGCGGTACGGGTGCGGTCGCTCAGCACCCTGCCGGACTACTGGCTGCTGCCCGCCGGCTGACCGGCGGAGCGGATCTCGGCGGGAGCGCCGCCCGCGGCCGGTTCCGCCGCCACCGTCGAGGTCACCGGGAGCCGCCCCACCAGCGCGTCGGCCGCCGCGGCCAGTAGGGCCGCCGAGAGTATCTGGACGACGATGGTCGTCACCATGTCCAGCGGCCGGGCCACGGCGAGCCAGTCGATGATGGGCGCGGGACCGACGACCAGCCGCGCGGCGCCCCAGATGACGTACCCGACCTGCCCCACCGCGACATAGGCCAGGCAGAACAGCAGCGCCGAGTTCCACCCGGACCGCCAGATCATGGCCACGCCACCGATGAGCGGTCCGAACCGCCGCTCGGAGTCGAGGCTCGCCCGCCAGGCGCGTTCCACCGTGCGCTCGCCCACCCGCGCCGACACCCGTCCGACCAGCCGTGATGCCCGGGACGCGCCGTCACCGGACACGGACACGGCCGCCGCCGGCTGGGTGCCGTACACAACCGCGCCGAAGGCCAGCCACGAGATCGGCACCACGATGCCCACGAACAAGCCCGCCGCCAGCACCTCTCCGGCCGGGCCGGCGATCTCCGACAGAGTGGCCAGTGCCTGAAACCGCTCGGTCAGCCCCTCCCGCCAGGTGTTGATCCGTTCGGTCACCACGCGCGTGCCGAGCCACTCCCGGCCGATGGACGTGGCCAGCGCGATCACGAAGACACTCAGCACGATCCACACCACGTCGCAGTAACCGCCGAGCGCCTGCAGCATGCCCCGGCGCAGCGACGTGTGCTCACGGCGGCGGGCCAGCCGGCCGGCCAGCCAGCGCACCGCCAGCGCGCCGAGCGCGGTGCCGAGGACGACGGCGGACGCCGCCTGCGGGATGCGGGAACCCACCTCGAGACCGCTGCCCATCAGGGCGACGGTGTCGTGGGCGGACTCGTTGTAGTACTGCCGTTGGTCCTGTTCGAGCGTGCCGTAGTGCTCGTAGACGACGAGGAACGGCACGATCATGCTGCCGAGCACGGCGAACACCGTGCGCACGCGCCGCCCGGCCGGCACCGTGGACGGCCGCATGACCAGCAGCATCGCGACGGTCACGAGCATCGCGCTCAGCGGCACGAGGGCCAGGACCAGCAGCCCGAGTACCGCCGAGTGCCGGCCGGCCCAGACCGCCGCGTCGAGGGTGAACTCACGCACCACCAGACCGGCCGCGGCCAGGGCGACCAGGGCGGGCCAGCAACGGCGAAGGCGCCGCCATGCGTCGAGCAGGACGGCGCCTCTCACCGCGGACGGGCCCCTTACAGGTACTGGCCGGTGTTGGCCACGGTGTCGATGGACCGGCCGGCCTCGCTGCCCTGCTTGCCGGAGATGAGCGTGCGGATGTAGACGATCCGCTCGCCCTTCTTGCCGGAGATGCGCGCCCAGTCGTCGGGGTTGGTGGTGTTGGGCAGGTCCTCGTTCTCCTTGAACTCGTCGAAGCACGCGGTGAGCAGGTGCTGCACCCGCAGGCCCTTCGAGCCGGTGTCGAGGAGGTCCTTGATCGCCATCTTCTTCGCCCGGTCGACGATGTTCTGGATCATCGCGCCGGAGTTGAAGTCGCGGAAGTACAGGACCTCTTTGTCACCGTTGGCGTAGGTGACCTCGAGGAACCGGTTCTCCTCGGTCTCGGAGTACATCTTCTCGACCGCCCGCTGGATCATGGCCGCCGTCGTCGCCGCCGAGTCGCCGCCGTGCTCGGCGAGGTCGTCGGGGTGCAGCGGCAGGGTGGTCGTGAGGTACTTGCTGAAGATGTCGCGAGCAGCCTCGGCGTCCGGTCGCTCGATCTTGATCTTCACGTCCAGGCGACCGGGCCGCAGGATGGCCGGGTCGATCATGTCCTCGCGGTTGGACGCGCCGATGACGATGACGTTCTCGAGGCTCTCGACGCCGTCGATCTCGCTCAGCAACTGCGGGACGATGGTGTTCTCGACGTCGGACGACACGCCGGACCCGCGGGTGCGGAACAGCGAGTCCATCTCGTCGAAGAACACGATGACCGGCGTGCCCTCGCTGGCCTTCTCACGAGCCCGCTGGAAGACCAGCCGGATGTGCCGTTCGGTCTCGCCGACGTACTTGTTGAGCAGCTCCGGGCCCTTGATGTTGAGGAAGTACGACTTGTGCTCGGACATCCCCTTGAGCTTCGCGATCTGCTTGGCCAGGGAGTTCGCGACCGCCTTGGCGATCAGCGTCTTGCCGCATCCGGGCGGGCCGTAGAGCAGGACGCCCTTCGGCGGGCGCAGTTCGTGCTCGCGGAACAGCTCCGCGTGCAGGAACGGAAGCTCGACCGCGTCGCGGATCTGGTCGATCTGCCGCGTCAGGCCGCCGATGTCAGTGTAGTCGATGTCCGGGACCTCTTCGAGGATGAGCTCCTCGACCTCGGACTTCGGGATGCGCTCGTAGACGAAACCGGCGCGCGGCTCCAGCAGCAGCGAGTCACCGACGCGCAAGCCGGAGTCCTGAAGCGGGGAGGCGATGCGCACCACCCGCTCCTCGTCGGTGTGCCCGATGACCAGGGCGCGATCGCCGTCGGCCAGCAGCTCCTTGAGCATGACGACCTCGCCGATGCGTTCGTACTCGAGGGCGCGCACGACGTTGAGAGCCTCGTTGAGCATGACCTCCTGACCGGGCCGCAGCTCGTCGAGGTCGACCTCGGGGCTGACGGCCACGCGCAGCTTGCGGCCGCCGGTGAACACGTCGACGGTGCCGTCGTCGTGTCGCACCAGGAAGGTGCCGAACCCGGACGGCGGCTGCGCCAGCCGGTCGATCTCCTCCTTCAGCGCGACGATCTGGTCGCGCGCCTCGCGGAGAGTGGCCGCCAGCCGCTCGTTCTGGGCGTTCACCGATGCCAGGCGGGCCTCGAGGAACGCCACCTCCCCAGCCATGTCGGACGGCTCCCGCCCGGAGCCCCGACGGCCGTGGTCGAAGCCATCGTCGTACGAAGCCATCTCGCACCTCCTCGTAAGGGGGTCGTCTATAGCCAGACCCTACAGTCGCGGCGCCCGAACGCCACGCAGGAGATCAGGTAGTGACCAGATGTTGACGTTCGGTGTCATCCGGCGGTGATTGTCTCTACCCCAACTCGCGACCGGCACCACGGGTTCCACCCCCGTCCGACCTGCGCCGAGGCGCCGGCTCACGCTCAGCCGCGCTACTCGGCGGGTTCCGTGTTGCCCGGCGCGGGGCGCCTGCGACGCGCCGGCGGGGTGACGCCGGGCGCCATCCGGCGCGCCGACACGAGGAAGCCGGTGTGCCCGATCATGCGGTGGTCCGGCCGCACGGCCAGGCCCTCGACGTGCCAGGTGCGAAGCATGGTCTCCCACGAGGCCGGCTCGGTGAACCGCTGGCTCTCCCGGATCGTCTCGACCGTCTTGGACAGCTGAGTGGTGGTGGCGACGTAGCAGCACAGCACCCCGCCGGGCACCAGCACGCGCGCGGCCGCGTCGACACACTCCCACGGGGCCAGCATGTCGAGGATCATCCGGTCGACCTCGGTGTCGTCGAGGCTCTCGACGAGGTCGCCGACGGTGAGCCGCCAGGCCGGGTGCTCACCGCCGAAGAACCGTTCGACGTTCGCGGCGGCGATCTTCGCGAACTCGGCGCGCCGCTCGTAGGAGTGCAGGGTGCCGTCCGGGCCGATGGCCCGCAGCAGCGACATGGTCAACGCGCCGGACCCGACGCCGGCCTCGACCACCCGGGCGCCCGGGAAGACGTCGGCCATGGCCACGATCTGCCCGGCGTCCTTCGGATAGACCACCGCCGCGCCACGCGGCATGGACAGCACGTAGTCCGCCAGCAAGGGCCGCAGCGCCAGGTACGCCGTCCCGCCGGTGGACACCACGACAGAACCCTCCGGCTCACCGATCAGCGCGTCGTGACGGAAAGAGCCCTTGTGGGTGTGGAACTCCTTGCCGTCGGCCAGCGTGATGGTGTGGTGGCGGCCTTTGGGGTCGGTCAGTTGCACCTGGTCGCCGACCCGGAACGGGCCGGTGCGGCGGGACGATTCGGTCGCGGACATGCGGTGCAGGCTATCGGCGCGGCGGGTTCCGCTTCGCGGCGGGAGGTCCCGGCCCCGCCCGCTCCCATTCACCCACCCGTTGATCTTGGAGTTCTCGCGGAATCTACCGGACGAATCGGGCGGCGATTCCGCCATTGCTCCAAGATCAACCGAGTAGGACGGGCCGGCGGGGCCGGGCGGGCAGGCGAGACGGGCGGGTCAGCGGGCGGCCAGCGCCGCGTCGACGTCGGCGGTGGCGAGCACGCCGTACACGCGGCCGTGCTCGTCCACCACCAGGTACTCCGACGCGGGTGTCTCCCGGATGGCGCGCAACAGCGCGTCGCCTGTGACGTCCAGCGCCAGCACCATGCCCTTCTCCAAGGAGCGCGCCGACTGGGCGATGGTGACCCACGGCCGGCGCTGCTCCGGGATGGCGGTCACCGCGGCCTCGCTGACCAGGCCGGTGGGACGGCCCGCGCTGTCGACCACCACGAGGGACGTGACCCCGGCGAGGTCGGCCTGCTTGAGCGCCTCGGACACGGGGAGGTCCGGGGCGACCGGCGCGGCCCGCCGCGCCAGCGTCCGGGTGTCGAGCCGGGGCAGCCGGGCGCGCATCCGCCCTACCGCCAGCGCCTGGGTGGCGCCGGTCCACATCAGCGCGGCCACCAGCCCGGCCCACACCATGCCGAACAGGGTCGGCTGACCGCCGCTGAGCACGAACGGCGTCACCAGCACGAGGGCCGCGAGGACCTGCCCGGCCCGGGCAGCCACGACGGTGCCCCGGTTCTCGTCGCCGCTCAGCCGCCACACCGTGGCCCGCAGCATGTGCCCGCCGTCCAGCGGCAGCGCCGGGAGGAGGTTGAACACGCCGACGACGAGGTTGGCGAGGGCGAGCTCCCAGACCAGGAACCGAAGCACGTCGTCGTCGACGACCTGGGTGCCGAGCAGCCCCAGCCCGCCCAGCACCAGCGACAGCGCGGGACCGGCCGCGGACACGA
It encodes:
- a CDS encoding TetR family transcriptional regulator, which translates into the protein MAVPSRQRLSAADWTVAAFEALADGGLAAVAVEPIAVRLGATKGSFYWHFTGRDALITAALELWERVDTEEVIAEIDVLPAGLPRLRALIVGAVESRNDQGARAELALQPTARHPLVAPVLARVTRRRLGYLAEQFAELGFSPDEAARRAQLAYTSYLGLAQLAHATPGEADLSPAFLDTMLEVLANPTQPA
- the arc gene encoding proteasome ATPase — its product is MASYDDGFDHGRRGSGREPSDMAGEVAFLEARLASVNAQNERLAATLREARDQIVALKEEIDRLAQPPSGFGTFLVRHDDGTVDVFTGGRKLRVAVSPEVDLDELRPGQEVMLNEALNVVRALEYERIGEVVMLKELLADGDRALVIGHTDEERVVRIASPLQDSGLRVGDSLLLEPRAGFVYERIPKSEVEELILEEVPDIDYTDIGGLTRQIDQIRDAVELPFLHAELFREHELRPPKGVLLYGPPGCGKTLIAKAVANSLAKQIAKLKGMSEHKSYFLNIKGPELLNKYVGETERHIRLVFQRAREKASEGTPVIVFFDEMDSLFRTRGSGVSSDVENTIVPQLLSEIDGVESLENVIVIGASNREDMIDPAILRPGRLDVKIKIERPDAEAARDIFSKYLTTTLPLHPDDLAEHGGDSAATTAAMIQRAVEKMYSETEENRFLEVTYANGDKEVLYFRDFNSGAMIQNIVDRAKKMAIKDLLDTGSKGLRVQHLLTACFDEFKENEDLPNTTNPDDWARISGKKGERIVYIRTLISGKQGSEAGRSIDTVANTGQYL
- a CDS encoding site-2 protease family protein, which translates into the protein MATRDGRKLSLGRMAGIPVHVSPTWFIVAAVITYWGEPLVTDYLPGLGNGAYVVAGAFAVLLYVSVLLHEFGHALTARAFGLPVRGITLHFLGGYTEIERESPTPGRDIVVSAAGPALSLVLGGLGLLGTQVVDDDVLRFLVWELALANLVVGVFNLLPALPLDGGHMLRATVWRLSGDENRGTVVAARAGQVLAALVLVTPFVLSGGQPTLFGMVWAGLVAALMWTGATQALAVGRMRARLPRLDTRTLARRAAPVAPDLPVSEALKQADLAGVTSLVVVDSAGRPTGLVSEAAVTAIPEQRRPWVTIAQSARSLEKGMVLALDVTGDALLRAIRETPASEYLVVDEHGRVYGVLATADVDAALAAR
- a CDS encoding tRNA (adenine-N1)-methyltransferase; the encoded protein is MSATESSRRTGPFRVGDQVQLTDPKGRHHTITLADGKEFHTHKGSFRHDALIGEPEGSVVVSTGGTAYLALRPLLADYVLSMPRGAAVVYPKDAGQIVAMADVFPGARVVEAGVGSGALTMSLLRAIGPDGTLHSYERRAEFAKIAAANVERFFGGEHPAWRLTVGDLVESLDDTEVDRMILDMLAPWECVDAAARVLVPGGVLCCYVATTTQLSKTVETIRESQRFTEPASWETMLRTWHVEGLAVRPDHRMIGHTGFLVSARRMAPGVTPPARRRRPAPGNTEPAE
- the dop gene encoding depupylase/deamidase Dop, producing the protein MSARRIMGIETEYGISVPSNPAANSMLASSQVVNGYAAQRAHARRARWDFEEENPLRDARGFELSRGGADASQLTDEEIGLANLILTNGARLYVDHAHPEYSSPEVTSPRDAVVWDKAGESIMGVAASWAGRLPGAQPIQLYKNNIDNKGASYGCHENYLMNRATPFADIVRHLIPFFVSRQVVCGAGRVGIGQDGSTDGFQISQRADYFEVEVGLETTLKRPIINTRDEPHADPERYRRLHVIIGDANLSEISTYLKLGTTALVLAMIEEGFLAGDLTVSRPVGALHDVSHDPSLRHLVELADGRRITAVQLQTEYAEQARKFVEDRYGADVDPVTADVLGRWEATLTALATDPMSLSDQLDWVAKLALLESYRDRDGMDWSHPKLHLIDLQYADIRPERGLYRRLVAKGRMRRLVTDQDIDDAVHQPPEDTRAYFRGRCLDKYADSIAAASWDSVIFDLPGREALQRVPTLDPSRGTRAHVGDLLDACDTAVELVSALTKR
- a CDS encoding DUF2867 domain-containing protein, with protein sequence MRIRNVHERVVDAGAEDIAPLLATMGQPDDVLYPPLWEPMRLDGPLAVGASGTHGTISAYEPGRLVEFTFPDGLGITGTHTFTVTTLGPGRSAVRHEVDADAGPAAWLAWKTLIEPSHDAVLEQVLDRLQAAVDAPPARPTALSAYARLLRWFERPRARAVEQPQAGLIVGALPRVDDSDVFVIERRRETPADPDLWAQAIFTDLPPWGGALMGIRERLVGLVGIDRGSPDTFAVIERGEDEVLLGADAGHLDFRTAVRCEPTRIVLSGAVQLHDRRGRAYYALIRHLHPLIVRAMFNRAAYRLARKGVPAPAVHVAA
- a CDS encoding nucleotidyltransferase domain-containing protein, which encodes MTELDDRVATTIAALRARGASFALVHGSRARGDHRPESDLDVAAWWPANPPQQFEILLPPRVDLLVLNHAPLELAGRAAMEGIVLFDDDPPARVRWTATTRKIYADELPRLTRAHREFAERVRRGR
- a CDS encoding Gfo/Idh/MocA family protein — translated: MTSERAIGWGIVATGSIAHSVTGDLRLLENSRLAAVSSRLHFRAEEFARQYGVERAYDDVRALVEDPAVDVVYVATPHAQHPPVVELALEAGKAVLCEKAFSTSLAETTRLVELARDRGVFCMEAMWTRFNPLIVQLRQLVADGVIGDVRSVSADLGFVAPHDRSHRLWDPAQGGGVLLDVGIYPVAFAQMLLGAPQDVTVSGSLNEQGIDAEAGMLLRWTGGARAHLEASLVSPVPGSALVLGTTGRLEVPPRFHHPSLLRHVNTPGRGVEEVREIELEAEGRGYVPMLRAVAQAVREGRTECPEMPLSDTVEIAAILDEALGLLGVEYPEPAPLGALGAAQRSR